Proteins from a single region of Stutzerimonas stutzeri:
- a CDS encoding GNAT family N-acetyltransferase — protein sequence MTNIIQIETNRLLLRQWKPADYAPFAALNADPRVMEHFPDVLSRAESDAMADHCRSLIDERGWGFWAVELKATGEFIGFVGLHTPSADLPFSPCVEIGWRLAAAHWGKGLATEAARAALGVGFDTLDLAEIVAFTTVENRRSRAVMERLGMRESDGFEHPGVPFGNPLRVHCLYRLSHGSFEAQRATAN from the coding sequence ATGACGAATATTATCCAAATCGAAACCAATCGCCTGCTTTTGCGCCAATGGAAACCCGCTGATTACGCGCCGTTTGCGGCATTGAACGCGGACCCCAGAGTCATGGAGCATTTCCCTGACGTGCTCAGCCGCGCCGAGAGCGACGCGATGGCCGACCACTGTCGGAGCCTGATCGATGAGCGTGGCTGGGGATTCTGGGCCGTCGAACTGAAGGCAACCGGCGAGTTCATCGGCTTCGTCGGGCTGCATACTCCGTCGGCGGATTTACCATTCTCCCCATGCGTGGAAATCGGCTGGCGCCTGGCCGCTGCGCACTGGGGCAAGGGGCTAGCGACGGAGGCTGCACGAGCCGCGCTTGGCGTGGGTTTCGATACGCTCGACCTTGCGGAAATCGTCGCGTTTACCACTGTCGAAAACCGCCGGTCACGGGCTGTTATGGAGCGCCTCGGCATGCGTGAATCTGACGGATTCGAGCACCCCGGTGTGCCTTTCGGCAATCCGCTGCGTGTGCACTGCCTCTATCGGCTGTCCCACGGTAGCTTCGAAGCGCAGCGGGCTACGGCTAACTGA